A section of the Microbacterium forte genome encodes:
- a CDS encoding cadmium resistance transporter, translating into MLATIGSAIGLFAATNIDDIVVLTVLFLASSRGKPRPWQIIAGQYLGFITLVVISVIAALGLTIVPDEWVGFLGLIPLGIGVWTLIRGLRRNGDNDDDDSKITAVGLWGVAGITIANGADNISLYTPIFRTSTPVDVAIMIVVFLILVAVWCAAGRLIGTNKAVTEGLERVEHWLVPAVFIGLGLFILIESGVIVRLIEVLA; encoded by the coding sequence ATGCTCGCCACCATCGGTTCAGCGATCGGCCTTTTTGCGGCGACGAACATCGACGACATCGTCGTGCTCACCGTGCTGTTCCTCGCCTCCAGTCGAGGGAAACCCCGCCCGTGGCAGATCATCGCAGGCCAGTATCTCGGGTTCATCACCCTGGTCGTGATCAGTGTGATAGCCGCGCTCGGGCTCACGATCGTTCCGGACGAATGGGTCGGGTTCCTGGGTCTGATCCCGCTCGGCATCGGCGTGTGGACGCTCATTCGCGGCTTGCGCCGCAACGGCGACAATGACGACGACGACTCCAAGATCACCGCGGTCGGACTATGGGGCGTCGCAGGGATCACGATCGCCAACGGGGCCGACAATATCTCCCTCTACACGCCAATCTTCCGCACCAGCACCCCAGTCGACGTCGCGATCATGATCGTCGTGTTCCTCATCCTCGTCGCGGTCTGGTGCGCGGCCGGCCGGCTGATCGGCACCAACAAGGCTGTTACCGAGGGGCTGGAGCGCGTCGAGCACTGGCTCGTACCGGCCGTGTTCATCGGCCTGGGCCTGTTCATCCTGATCGAATCTGGGGTCATCGTCCGTCTGATCGAGGTGCTCGCATGA
- a CDS encoding mechanosensitive ion channel family protein has product MPSDFTWNSWIGSAVAIGTAIVVAAAALALLALVANLISRRVPWVRDLARRVRNAMIVAAAVVAIWIAASVTEPAEQSWWPSVSRIFLIATILTGSWLLAASVSFGFERLIDREEAVLVGPEARRRRTQLLVIHRLVLVTIAVLALGTVLFTFPEMRAVGTSLLASAGIVSIIAGLAAQSILGNLIAGVQVAFTDAIKVGDVVVIQGEWGRVGEINLSYVVIYVWDERRLVVPCSYFTTTPIETWTRKSDKILGTVYLDLDWRVPMDELRQEFQRVVEASPAWDGRSWDAAVTDAQGGFVTVRLVMSAKDSGDQWTLRCEVREKIIGWLQREHPDALPRTRVDLAPQLTD; this is encoded by the coding sequence ATGCCTTCCGACTTCACCTGGAATTCCTGGATCGGCAGCGCGGTGGCGATCGGCACCGCGATCGTCGTCGCCGCTGCCGCACTCGCGCTGCTCGCTCTGGTCGCCAACCTGATCAGCCGGCGGGTGCCGTGGGTGCGTGATCTCGCCCGTCGGGTGCGCAACGCGATGATCGTGGCCGCGGCGGTGGTCGCGATCTGGATCGCCGCGTCCGTCACCGAACCCGCGGAGCAGTCCTGGTGGCCATCGGTGTCGAGGATCTTCTTGATCGCCACCATCCTGACCGGGTCGTGGCTTCTCGCCGCATCGGTCTCGTTCGGCTTCGAGAGGCTCATCGACCGTGAAGAGGCCGTGCTCGTCGGTCCGGAGGCGCGCCGTCGGCGCACGCAGCTGCTCGTCATCCACCGCCTCGTGCTGGTCACGATCGCCGTGCTCGCATTGGGCACCGTGCTGTTCACGTTCCCCGAGATGCGTGCAGTCGGCACGAGCCTTCTCGCCTCCGCCGGAATCGTCAGCATCATCGCGGGCCTTGCCGCGCAGTCGATCCTCGGCAACCTGATCGCAGGCGTGCAGGTCGCGTTCACCGATGCGATCAAGGTCGGCGATGTCGTGGTCATCCAGGGCGAGTGGGGGCGGGTCGGTGAGATCAATCTCTCGTACGTGGTCATCTACGTCTGGGATGAGCGGCGACTCGTCGTGCCGTGCAGTTACTTCACGACCACGCCGATCGAGACCTGGACCAGGAAGTCCGACAAGATCCTCGGCACGGTCTATCTGGATCTCGACTGGCGGGTGCCGATGGACGAGCTGCGCCAGGAGTTCCAGCGCGTCGTCGAAGCGTCGCCGGCGTGGGACGGGCGGTCGTGGGACGCGGCCGTCACGGATGCCCAGGGTGGTTTCGTCACCGTGCGCCTGGTGATGTCGGCCAAGGACTCGGGCGATCAGTGGACGCTGCGCTGCGAGGTGCGGGAGAAGATCATCGGCTGGCTTCAGCGAGAGCACCCCGATGCGCTTCCGCGAACACGGGTCGACCTGGCCCCGCAGCTCACGGACTGA
- a CDS encoding sensor histidine kinase, which produces MSARWKLTLSYAGVVVVSGIGLLAAVAFYLLRYVPDVNIPNDLDLFVPNRSDLIRAFIPAAVAMMLVLLAIGLGGGWIIAGRMLAPLDRIGRAARLAAQGSLSHRVALEGPRDEFRDLADVFDSMLEQLEAHVAEQQRFAANASHELRTPLAISQTMLEVARNDPGRDVDALIDRLHEVNTRAIELTEALLMLSRAERRSFTREPIDLSLLAEESAETLLPLAERRGVTIDVGGDTANVLGSPALLQQLITNLVHNAIVHNRPVDGTVVVRTHTLPHAVALVVENTGDVLPAHLVATLAEPFQRGADRTRSDDHGGVGLGLAIVQRIAQAHEGSLVLTARQGGGLNVTVWLPHPFPGPLA; this is translated from the coding sequence ATGAGCGCGCGATGGAAGCTCACCCTGAGCTACGCGGGCGTCGTCGTCGTGTCGGGTATCGGGCTGCTCGCGGCGGTCGCCTTCTACCTGCTGCGGTACGTGCCCGACGTGAACATTCCCAACGATCTCGACCTGTTCGTGCCGAATCGCTCCGACCTGATCCGCGCCTTCATCCCTGCGGCCGTCGCGATGATGCTCGTGCTGCTCGCTATCGGGCTGGGCGGCGGCTGGATCATCGCCGGTCGGATGCTGGCTCCCCTCGACCGCATCGGGCGCGCTGCCCGGCTCGCGGCTCAGGGGTCGCTGTCGCATCGGGTGGCCCTCGAAGGGCCGCGCGACGAGTTCCGCGACCTGGCCGACGTCTTCGACTCGATGCTCGAGCAGCTCGAGGCGCACGTCGCCGAGCAGCAGCGGTTCGCCGCCAACGCCTCGCACGAGCTGCGCACCCCGCTCGCGATCTCACAGACCATGCTCGAAGTCGCCCGAAACGACCCCGGCCGCGACGTCGACGCGCTGATCGACCGGCTGCACGAGGTCAACACACGGGCGATCGAGTTGACCGAAGCGCTGCTGATGCTCAGTCGCGCCGAACGCCGCTCATTCACACGCGAGCCGATCGACCTCTCACTGCTGGCCGAGGAATCCGCCGAGACGCTGCTTCCGCTCGCCGAACGCCGCGGCGTGACGATCGACGTCGGCGGCGACACCGCGAACGTGCTCGGTTCTCCGGCCCTGCTCCAGCAGCTGATCACCAACCTCGTGCACAACGCGATCGTGCACAATCGCCCCGTCGACGGCACCGTCGTCGTCCGGACACACACCCTGCCGCATGCCGTCGCGCTCGTCGTCGAGAACACCGGCGACGTGCTGCCTGCCCATCTCGTGGCGACGCTCGCCGAGCCCTTCCAACGCGGTGCCGACCGCACCCGCAGCGACGATCATGGGGGCGTCGGCCTGGGCCTCGCGATCGTGCAGCGCATCGCTCAGGCGCACGAGGGGTCGCTCGTGCTCACCGCTCGCCAGGGTGGCGGGTTGAACGTGACGGTGTGGCTGCCGCATCCGTTCCCCGGGCCCCTCGCCTGA
- a CDS encoding winged helix-turn-helix transcriptional regulator codes for MAEIDEERHVCDAAVTLAFSVLGKRWNGMIVSSLGGGSSTFVSLRRAVSGISDTVLSDRLAELAEAGLVARAVDAGPPVTVSYSLTDSGRGLLPILDQLGTWASANLELRAR; via the coding sequence ATGGCCGAGATCGACGAAGAGCGTCACGTGTGCGACGCCGCCGTCACACTGGCCTTCAGCGTGCTCGGCAAGCGCTGGAACGGCATGATCGTCTCGTCGCTCGGCGGGGGCTCTTCGACCTTCGTCTCATTGCGCCGCGCAGTCTCGGGCATCAGTGACACCGTGCTCTCCGACCGTCTCGCCGAACTCGCCGAGGCAGGACTCGTCGCCCGCGCGGTCGACGCGGGCCCGCCGGTCACGGTCTCGTACTCGCTGACCGACAGCGGCCGAGGGCTGCTGCCCATCCTCGACCAGCTCGGCACCTGGGCCTCCGCGAACCTCGAGCTCCGCGCTCGATGA
- a CDS encoding signal peptidase II, whose product MTSSQSEAHPPAARKLSSTRRRQLTGGALLIAVVVVLIDQGTKVWAEATLTDRERIPLIGDLLGLQLAYNPGAAFSFGEGFTWVFALLAVAATVTAIVFAFRVQRVRWAIVIGALGGASASHAGDRLFRDPGFARGHVVDFLAYGNWFIGNIADIVIFAAAITGAVFMIRAGDESTE is encoded by the coding sequence ATGACCTCCTCCCAGTCAGAGGCTCATCCGCCCGCTGCGCGCAAGCTGTCGTCGACCCGGCGGCGGCAGCTCACTGGTGGAGCGCTCTTGATCGCCGTGGTCGTCGTGCTGATCGATCAGGGAACCAAGGTGTGGGCCGAAGCGACCCTCACCGACCGTGAGCGCATCCCGCTGATCGGTGACCTGCTGGGTTTGCAGCTCGCCTATAACCCCGGAGCGGCATTCTCCTTCGGGGAAGGCTTCACCTGGGTGTTCGCGCTGCTCGCTGTCGCCGCCACGGTCACAGCGATCGTGTTCGCGTTCCGAGTGCAACGCGTGAGATGGGCGATCGTCATCGGCGCGCTCGGCGGCGCTTCCGCCTCACACGCAGGCGACCGCCTTTTCCGGGACCCCGGATTCGCCCGTGGTCACGTCGTGGACTTCCTCGCCTACGGAAACTGGTTCATCGGCAACATCGCCGACATCGTAATCTTCGCCGCAGCGATCACCGGAGCAGTTTTCATGATCCGCGCCGGGGATGAGAGCACCGAGTGA
- a CDS encoding ArsR/SmtB family transcription factor: MVAQRELSEAEVDRVFHALATSTRRDILRRTIEREQSVSTLASEYEMSFAAVQKHVAVLEAANLIVKRAEGRERLVRANPEMIARARALLARYEELWRSRIARLDELLAETPARSGTDRSDDDTTDEPRTEEGD; this comes from the coding sequence ATGGTTGCACAAAGAGAACTGAGCGAAGCGGAGGTCGACCGTGTGTTCCACGCACTGGCGACGTCGACCCGGCGAGACATCCTGCGCCGGACGATCGAGCGGGAGCAGTCCGTCTCGACCCTCGCCTCCGAATACGAGATGTCGTTCGCCGCGGTGCAGAAGCACGTGGCCGTGCTCGAAGCGGCGAATCTCATCGTCAAGCGCGCCGAGGGACGCGAGCGGCTCGTCCGCGCGAACCCCGAGATGATCGCCCGCGCCAGGGCGCTGCTCGCCCGATACGAAGAGCTGTGGCGGTCGCGCATCGCCCGACTCGACGAGCTGCTGGCCGAGACGCCGGCACGCTCGGGGACCGATCGGTCCGACGACGACACCACCGATGAACCACGAACCGAAGAAGGAGACTGA
- a CDS encoding DoxX family protein — protein sequence MPKKSVARTVGRIFLGSFLLFAGVSHLTFARDEFQAQVPDWVPLDPDVTVLASGVVEVGLGAALLVARKRRGLVGVITALFFVAVFPGNIAQWVEHRDAFGLDTDMKRFVRLFFQPVLIALAIWSTRTPRRADRTAAL from the coding sequence ATGCCCAAGAAGAGTGTCGCGCGTACCGTCGGTCGGATCTTCCTCGGCTCCTTCCTCCTCTTCGCCGGCGTCTCGCATCTGACCTTCGCGCGAGACGAGTTCCAGGCGCAGGTGCCGGACTGGGTGCCGCTCGATCCGGACGTGACGGTGCTCGCCTCGGGCGTCGTCGAGGTCGGTCTGGGTGCGGCCCTGCTCGTCGCACGCAAGCGTCGGGGGCTGGTCGGCGTGATCACCGCGCTGTTCTTCGTCGCCGTCTTCCCCGGCAACATCGCGCAGTGGGTCGAGCACCGCGACGCCTTCGGCCTCGACACCGACATGAAGCGCTTCGTGCGGCTGTTCTTCCAGCCCGTGCTCATCGCACTCGCGATCTGGTCGACACGCACCCCGCGCCGCGCCGATCGCACGGCCGCACTCTGA
- a CDS encoding FMN-dependent NADH-azoreductase: MSLFRLDASILPASSASRSLADLFEAEWTASHPDSTVTRRDLAADPVPATAWADAVTGGFVEEGPRTDAQRAARALATTFADELIAADALLFAVPLYNYGVSQHFKTWFDLAYTDPRIDPQGTALRGKPATLVTVLGGNYAPGTPKEGWDHSTGWLRRVLEDVWGLDLRVVERPFTLVGVNPALDAFADTARELKENAEQSARIYGRELAALRGEVA, from the coding sequence ATGTCCCTGTTCCGCCTCGACGCCAGCATCCTTCCTGCGTCGTCCGCCAGCCGTTCGCTCGCCGACCTCTTCGAAGCAGAGTGGACGGCATCCCACCCCGACTCCACCGTGACCCGTCGCGACCTCGCCGCCGACCCCGTGCCCGCGACGGCATGGGCGGATGCCGTGACCGGCGGCTTCGTCGAGGAGGGGCCGCGCACCGATGCCCAGCGTGCGGCCCGCGCCCTCGCCACGACCTTCGCCGACGAGCTGATCGCCGCCGACGCGCTGCTGTTCGCCGTGCCGCTCTACAACTACGGCGTCTCGCAGCACTTCAAGACCTGGTTCGATCTGGCCTACACCGATCCGCGCATCGACCCCCAGGGCACTGCGCTCCGCGGCAAGCCCGCGACCCTCGTCACCGTGCTCGGCGGCAACTACGCACCGGGAACCCCCAAGGAGGGCTGGGACCACTCCACCGGATGGCTGCGCCGCGTGCTCGAGGACGTCTGGGGCCTCGACCTGCGCGTCGTCGAGCGGCCCTTCACGCTCGTGGGTGTGAACCCGGCACTCGACGCCTTCGCCGACACCGCCCGCGAGCTCAAGGAGAACGCCGAGCAGTCGGCGCGCATCTACGGCCGCGAGCTCGCTGCACTCCGGGGCGAGGTCGCCTGA
- a CDS encoding SRPBCC family protein yields MPVTDVTTDAENLTMTVLADFAAPVERVWDAYSDPRQLERFWGPPGWPATFTKWDHTVGGKANYTMNGPRGEKASGTWEFLRIDAPHGFEVLDAFADEEGTPDPDLPSMRMVFTFEPTADGTRMVTTSYFSSADALEQVVSMGAVEGTKLAMSQLDAVLQDLRDYAQGKGTQVELLDDTHVRITRLVEGPRELVWRAHNDPELMKQWLLGPDGWEMTECVVATEVGQTYRNSWAPVGDTEGQAFGFEGEALLIDAPRRSVQTERMVGMPVETLNDLNLYEEDGATLITLYIEYPDKETRDMILATGMADGMETSYARLERELLAV; encoded by the coding sequence ATGCCTGTCACCGATGTCACCACTGATGCCGAGAACCTGACCATGACGGTTCTCGCAGATTTCGCCGCCCCTGTCGAGCGGGTCTGGGACGCCTACAGCGACCCGCGTCAGCTCGAGCGCTTCTGGGGCCCTCCCGGATGGCCGGCCACGTTCACCAAGTGGGACCACACGGTGGGCGGCAAGGCCAACTACACGATGAACGGCCCCCGCGGCGAGAAGGCCTCGGGCACGTGGGAGTTCCTGCGCATCGATGCCCCGCACGGCTTCGAGGTGCTCGACGCGTTCGCCGATGAGGAGGGCACGCCCGACCCCGACCTGCCTTCCATGCGCATGGTGTTCACGTTCGAGCCCACGGCAGACGGCACGCGGATGGTCACCACGAGCTACTTCAGCTCGGCCGATGCGCTCGAGCAGGTCGTGTCGATGGGCGCGGTCGAGGGCACGAAGCTCGCGATGAGCCAGCTCGACGCGGTGCTGCAGGACCTCCGCGACTACGCGCAGGGCAAGGGCACGCAGGTCGAGCTGCTCGACGACACCCACGTGCGCATCACGCGTCTCGTCGAGGGGCCGCGCGAGCTGGTCTGGCGTGCGCACAACGATCCCGAACTCATGAAGCAGTGGCTGCTGGGCCCCGACGGGTGGGAGATGACCGAGTGCGTCGTCGCGACCGAGGTGGGTCAGACCTACCGCAACTCGTGGGCGCCCGTGGGTGACACCGAGGGGCAGGCGTTCGGATTCGAGGGCGAGGCGCTGCTCATCGACGCGCCCCGCCGTTCGGTGCAGACCGAGCGGATGGTCGGGATGCCGGTCGAGACGCTGAACGACCTGAACCTCTATGAAGAGGACGGGGCGACGCTGATCACGCTCTACATCGAGTACCCCGACAAGGAGACGCGCGACATGATCCTCGCCACCGGCATGGCCGACGGCATGGAGACCTCGTACGCACGCCTCGAGCGGGAGCTGCTCGCGGTCTGA
- a CDS encoding protealysin inhibitor emfourin, translating to MSESPAPTDPQVVIAVVRTGGIAGIRRKWQVEPDPAETHHWIAMVDSCPWDADSDTDSGADRFVWLIRVRTPSEERERELPDSALDGPWRELVDAVREASA from the coding sequence ATGAGCGAGTCCCCCGCACCGACTGACCCGCAGGTCGTCATCGCGGTGGTGCGCACGGGCGGCATCGCCGGCATCCGTCGCAAATGGCAGGTCGAACCCGATCCCGCCGAGACGCACCACTGGATCGCGATGGTCGACAGCTGCCCGTGGGATGCCGACAGCGACACCGATTCGGGAGCAGACCGCTTCGTATGGCTGATCAGAGTGCGCACACCGTCAGAGGAGCGCGAGCGGGAGCTTCCCGATTCCGCACTGGACGGCCCGTGGCGAGAACTCGTCGACGCCGTCCGTGAGGCATCCGCCTGA
- a CDS encoding M4 family metallopeptidase has translation MSSHTETPGVVPSYLLARLAESGRYPRAAAAARQTLTAGRPPFRARLDLSIDENGDLVAQLSDAPNRTISDAGNTQTLPGAIVRSEDDEPVADTSVNEAFDGLGATFEMLLSAFGRNSLNDAGAPLDATVHYGIDYDNAFWDGERMVFGDGEGEVFVGFTSSTTVIGHELAHGVVQYTANLEYQGQPGALNESIADVFGALTEQHLLGQSAADATWLIGAEIFTDAVQGSALRSMIEPGTAYDDDELGKDPQPAHMSGFVRTTEDNGGVHINSGIPNRAFALFAIDLGGNAWETAGTVWYRALTGGLSSTASFTEFADATVAAASAIDDATAAAARRAWATVGVYEDERVPRTD, from the coding sequence ATGAGCAGCCACACCGAAACCCCAGGAGTCGTCCCGTCCTACCTGCTCGCGCGCCTCGCCGAGTCGGGCCGCTACCCTCGCGCCGCCGCCGCCGCGCGGCAGACGCTCACGGCGGGCAGACCGCCGTTCCGCGCACGGCTCGACCTCTCGATCGACGAGAACGGCGACCTCGTCGCCCAGCTTTCCGATGCCCCCAACCGCACGATCAGCGACGCGGGCAACACGCAGACCCTCCCCGGTGCGATCGTGCGCAGTGAAGACGACGAGCCGGTCGCCGACACGTCCGTCAACGAGGCGTTCGACGGCCTCGGGGCGACGTTCGAGATGCTGCTCTCCGCCTTCGGCCGCAACTCGCTCAACGACGCCGGCGCGCCGCTCGATGCGACCGTGCACTACGGCATCGACTACGACAACGCCTTCTGGGACGGCGAGCGCATGGTGTTCGGCGACGGCGAGGGCGAGGTCTTCGTCGGGTTCACCTCGTCGACCACCGTCATCGGTCACGAGCTGGCGCATGGCGTCGTGCAGTACACCGCCAACCTGGAGTACCAGGGGCAGCCTGGTGCGCTCAACGAGTCGATCGCCGACGTGTTCGGCGCTCTCACCGAGCAGCACCTCCTCGGGCAGAGTGCAGCGGATGCGACCTGGCTGATCGGTGCCGAGATCTTCACGGATGCCGTGCAGGGCAGCGCACTGCGCTCCATGATCGAGCCGGGCACCGCCTACGACGACGACGAGCTCGGCAAGGATCCGCAGCCGGCGCACATGAGCGGGTTCGTCCGCACGACCGAAGACAACGGCGGCGTGCACATCAACTCCGGCATCCCCAATCGCGCGTTCGCCCTCTTCGCGATCGACCTCGGCGGCAACGCGTGGGAGACCGCAGGAACCGTCTGGTATCGCGCGCTCACCGGCGGGTTGTCGAGCACCGCGAGCTTCACCGAGTTCGCCGACGCGACCGTCGCCGCAGCATCCGCCATCGACGACGCCACGGCCGCAGCCGCTCGACGTGCGTGGGCGACCGTGGGAGTCTATGAAGATGAGCGAGTCCCCCGCACCGACTGA
- a CDS encoding SDR family NAD(P)-dependent oxidoreductase, which translates to MTDAPSDAAPDLGPGIDPEDLATTLRVLSELHQIDNEHPDFVAVRHATAAMFKAVKRVRRKEIRDAIADADRAVVARTATGAPDRIDDETRGHDLATSVVDAPIAGELLKPRNCYICKQPYTVVDAFYHQLCPDCARFSHGKRNARTDLTGKRALLTGGRAKIGMHIALRLLRDGAHTTITTRFPRDAVRRFSALPDSGDWLHRLRVVGIDLRDPAQVIGLADSVAAQGPLDILINNAAQTVRRSPGSYSLLADAELQPLPDGPLPEMETFGHTVDPHPQALQASVDSHPLLSVAALGGTVAAQGGQALTAEDLARLAMAPGSSSLEKHADGTAIDAGGLVPDVNTSNSWVQSIDQVDPLEMLEVQLANTTAPFLLISRLRASMAASSSNRKYVVNVSAMEGQFSRRYKGPGHPHTNMAKAALNMLTRTSAGEMLETDGILMTAVDTGWITDERPHYTKVRLAEEGFHAPLDLVDGAARVYDPIVRGEAGEDIHGVFLKDYEPSPW; encoded by the coding sequence ATGACCGATGCCCCCTCCGACGCTGCACCCGACCTCGGACCCGGCATCGACCCCGAAGATCTGGCCACCACGCTGCGGGTTCTGTCCGAACTGCACCAGATCGACAACGAGCACCCCGACTTCGTCGCCGTGCGCCACGCGACCGCCGCGATGTTCAAGGCCGTCAAGCGCGTGCGTCGCAAAGAGATCCGCGATGCCATCGCCGACGCCGACAGGGCCGTCGTCGCCCGCACCGCCACCGGTGCCCCCGACCGCATCGACGACGAGACCCGTGGCCACGACCTCGCGACCAGCGTCGTCGACGCCCCCATCGCGGGCGAGCTGCTCAAGCCCCGCAACTGCTACATCTGCAAGCAGCCGTACACGGTGGTCGACGCGTTCTATCACCAGCTCTGCCCCGACTGCGCGCGCTTCAGTCACGGCAAGCGCAACGCCCGCACCGACCTCACCGGCAAGCGCGCGCTGCTCACCGGAGGCCGCGCCAAGATCGGCATGCACATCGCGCTGCGGCTGCTGCGCGACGGCGCCCACACGACGATCACGACGCGCTTCCCCCGCGATGCGGTTCGCCGCTTCTCGGCGCTGCCCGACTCGGGCGACTGGCTGCACCGCCTGCGCGTGGTCGGCATCGACCTGCGCGACCCCGCCCAGGTGATCGGGCTCGCCGACTCGGTCGCCGCGCAGGGTCCGCTCGACATCCTGATCAACAACGCGGCGCAGACCGTGCGCCGCTCGCCGGGCTCGTATTCACTGCTGGCGGATGCCGAACTGCAGCCGCTTCCCGACGGACCCCTGCCCGAGATGGAGACGTTCGGGCACACTGTCGACCCGCACCCGCAGGCGCTGCAGGCCTCGGTCGACTCGCACCCGCTGCTGTCGGTCGCGGCCCTCGGCGGAACCGTGGCCGCGCAGGGCGGCCAGGCGCTGACGGCCGAAGACCTCGCACGTCTCGCGATGGCCCCCGGGTCGTCGTCGCTCGAGAAGCACGCAGACGGCACCGCGATCGACGCGGGCGGTCTCGTGCCGGACGTGAACACCTCGAACAGCTGGGTGCAGTCGATCGACCAGGTCGATCCGCTCGAGATGCTCGAGGTGCAGCTCGCCAACACGACCGCGCCGTTCCTGCTGATCAGCCGCCTGCGTGCCTCGATGGCCGCATCGTCGTCGAACCGCAAGTACGTGGTCAACGTCTCGGCCATGGAGGGGCAGTTCTCGCGCCGCTACAAGGGCCCGGGCCACCCGCACACCAACATGGCGAAGGCCGCTCTCAACATGCTCACGCGCACGAGCGCCGGCGAGATGCTCGAGACCGACGGCATCCTGATGACCGCCGTCGACACCGGCTGGATCACCGACGAGCGCCCGCACTACACGAAGGTGCGTCTGGCCGAGGAGGGCTTCCACGCCCCGCTCGACCTCGTCGACGGAGCCGCCCGAGTGTACGACCCGATCGTGCGCGGCGAGGCCGGCGAAGACATCCACGGCGTCTTCCTGAAGGACTACGAGCCCAGCCCCTGGTGA
- a CDS encoding ribonuclease H family protein: MTITAAADGSALGNPGPNGWAWYIDDANWAAGGSPHGTNNQGELRAVLELLQATAGISEKLMIECDSRYVIDSVTKWMPGWKRKGWRKSDGGPVLNRDLLEGIDEAIRGRDVEFSWVKGHAGHPLNEAADERANAAAKAYQAKQEPRRGPGFTMATDAGAAVAASAPIAAAAPASASPPVSTAATTSAQTAIAEPLWAEASDLLDGLDAPVDDPIVVQLALSSDEHARLRDSAEAQGISLEEALRRLI, encoded by the coding sequence ATGACGATCACCGCCGCCGCAGACGGCTCCGCCCTGGGCAACCCCGGCCCCAACGGCTGGGCCTGGTACATCGACGACGCCAACTGGGCCGCGGGCGGTTCGCCGCACGGCACGAACAACCAGGGCGAGCTGCGGGCCGTGCTCGAGCTGCTGCAGGCGACCGCAGGCATCTCCGAGAAGCTGATGATCGAGTGCGACAGTCGCTACGTGATCGACTCGGTGACCAAGTGGATGCCGGGCTGGAAGCGCAAGGGCTGGCGCAAGTCAGACGGCGGGCCGGTGCTCAACCGCGATCTGCTCGAAGGCATCGACGAGGCCATCCGCGGGCGCGACGTCGAATTCTCGTGGGTCAAGGGCCATGCCGGTCACCCGTTGAACGAGGCGGCGGACGAGCGCGCGAACGCCGCCGCCAAGGCCTATCAGGCGAAGCAGGAGCCGCGCCGCGGACCCGGCTTCACCATGGCGACGGATGCCGGGGCCGCCGTCGCGGCATCCGCACCGATCGCCGCGGCCGCTCCGGCATCCGCTTCCCCTCCTGTCTCGACTGCTGCCACCACGAGCGCGCAGACGGCGATCGCCGAGCCGCTGTGGGCCGAGGCATCCGATCTGCTCGACGGCCTCGATGCCCCCGTCGACGACCCGATCGTGGTGCAGTTGGCGCTTTCGTCCGATGAGCACGCCCGTCTGCGAGACAGCGCTGAGGCGCAGGGCATCTCGCTCGAAGAGGCGCTCCGCCGCCTGATCTGA